From Hoplias malabaricus isolate fHopMal1 chromosome 11, fHopMal1.hap1, whole genome shotgun sequence, a single genomic window includes:
- the frmd4a gene encoding FERM domain-containing protein 4A isoform X7 translates to MAISQHQFYLDRKQSKSKIHAARSLNEIAIDLTETGTLKTSKLANMGSKGKIISGSSGSLLSSGSQESDSSQTAKKDMLAALRARQEALEETLRQRIEELKNICIREAELTGKLPKEYPLDPGEEPPTVRRKIGTAFKLDEQKILPKGEEEELERLEREFAIQSQITEAARRLASDPHVSSKKLKKQRKTSYLNALKKLQDIENGINEYRVRSGKKPTQRASLIIEEANIGSEDSSLSDALVLDDDDSQVTGTPTFSPIASPHKGLPPRPPSHSRPPPPQSLEGLRHLHYQRSDYDKSPIKPRMWSESSLDEPYERVKKRSSHSSSHRRFPSTGSCEAGGSNSLQNSPVRTLPHWNSQSSMPSTPDLRTRSYVHSASLSQPFRGRSSSLESQGKLLNMEAETEAGLSPDLFLSGPQRTGSNGSVVPDDCSSCTSHSSSEHYYPSSGSNPNYCTLAEDSPSKARQRQRQRHKSAGHLGTSSSGSMPNLAARNGGGSSHGSSVCGGHQGVYLHSQSQPSSQYRIKEYPLYTEGSSPGAVVVRSLENDQEGHYSVKAQFKTSNSYTAGGLYKEGWGSGEDGEGGSCSGRLTPSRSQIVRTPSLGREGGGGGGGRVAVSEELRCWYQRSSGSLKEHSRVTHTSSNASDGRGGRVGTLVKGSPAASPHSQRSGTPCSESATTPPCSPQHILNWQSGSFSDSCFLSSPLCSELADVQWYGHEKAKPGTLV, encoded by the exons ATGGCCATCAGCCAGCACCAGTTTTACCTGGACCGCAAACAGAGCaag TCGAAGATCCATGCAGCCCGCAGTCTGAATGAAATAGCAATTGACCTCACTGAGACAGGCACCTTAAAGACCTCTAAACTTGCCAACATGGGCAGCAAGGGCAAAATCATCAGTGGTAGCAGTGGAAGTCTTCTCTCCTCTG GTTCTCAGGAATCTGACAGTTCTCAGACTGCTAAAAAGGACATGTTAGCTGCTCTGAGGGCAAGGCAGGAGGCACTGGAGGAGACTCTGAGGCAGAGGATAGAGGAGCTCAAAAACATATGCATCAGAGAAGCG GAACTGACAGGAAAGCTACCTAAAGAATATCCTCTAGATCCAGGAGAGGAACCACCCACTGTACGGCGGAAAATCGGCACTGCCTTCAAACTAGATGAACAGAAGATTCTCCCCAAAGGAGAG gaggAAGAGCTGGAGCGATTGGAAAGAGAGTTTGCTATCCAGTCTCAGATCACAGAGGCAGCGCGACGATTGGCGAGTGATCCTCATGTGAGCAGTAAGAAGCTGAAAAAGCAGAGGAAGACTTCATACCTCAAtgcactgaagaaactgcagGACATAGAGAACGGAATCAATGAGTATCGCGTCCGCTccgggaagaaacccacacaacGAGCCTCGCTCATAATAGAGG AAGCTAACATCGGTTCAGAGGACAGCTCTCTGTCTGACGCGTTGGTGCTAGATGATG ATGATTCCCAGGTGACAGGGACCCCCACATTCTCTCCAATTGCCTCCCCACATAAAGGCCTTCCACCTCGACCGCCCTCTCACAGCAGGCCCCCTCCTCCACAATCTCTCGAAGGACTGAGGCACCTGCACTACCAGCGCAGTGACTATGACAAATCCCCCATAAAACCCCGCATGTGGAGTGAGAGTTCGCTGGATGAGCCCTACGAGAGGGTGAAGAAACGCTCATCACACTCCAG TAGTCACAGGAGGTTCCCCAGCACAGGCAGCTGTGAGGCTGGAGGGAGTAACTCACTGCAGAATAGTCCAGTGCGCACCCTGCCTCACTGGAACAGTCAGTCCAGCATGCCCTCTACTCCTGACTTGAGAACCAGGAGCTACGTCCACTCAGCAAG CCTTTCTCAGCCATTCCGTGGGCGAAGCTCAAGTCTGGAGTCTCAGGGGAAGCTGCTGAACATGGAggcagagacagaggcagggcTTAGTCCAGATCTCTTCCTGTCCGGACCTCAGAGGACAGGGAGCAATGGTTCGGTTGTCCCTGATGACTGCTCGTCCTGCACAAGCCATTCAAGCTCAGAACACTACTACCCTTCATCCGGCTCCAACCCCAACTACTGCACACTGGCTGAGGACTCGCCCTCTAAAGCCAGGCAAAGACAGCGGCAACGTCACAAATCCGCTGGCCATCTGGGCACATCTAGCTCAGGCAGCATGCCCAATCTGGCTGCTCGCAATGGTGGTGGAAGCTCCCatggcagcagtgtgtgtggtggtcaCCAGGGGGTTTATCTACACAGCCAAAGCCAGCCATCATCTCAGTACCGCATCAAGGAGTACCCTCTGTACACGGAAGGCAGCAGCCCCGGTGCTGTGGTGGTCCGCAGCCTGGAGAATGACCAGGAGGGCCACTACAGCGTCAAGGCCCAGTTCAAAACCTCCAACTCATACACGGCCGGGGGCCTTTACAAGGAAGGCTGGGGGTCTGGAGAGGACGGGGAGGGGGGCAGTTGTAGTGGCAGACTCACTCCCTCCAGGTCTCAGATAGTCAGGACTCCATCTCttgggagggaggggggaggaggtggaggtgggagaGTGGCAGTGTCCGAGGAGCTCCGGTGTTGGTACCAGCGCTCATCCGGATCGCTGAAGGAACACTCACGTGTCACACACACCAGCTCTAATGCTTCAGATGGCCGCGGAGGGAGAGTCGGGACACTCGTGAAGGGCTCACCAG CTGCTTCTCCACACAGCCAGAGAAGTGGAACCCCATGTAGTGAGTCCGCAACCACTCCTCCGTGCAGCCCCCAGCACATACTCAACTGGCAGAGCGG ATCGTTCAGCGATAGCTGTTTCCTGAGCAGTCCCCTGTGCTCTGAGCTAGCAGATGTGCAGTGGTATGGACACGAGAAGGCAAAGCCAGGAACACTTGTTTAA